A genome region from Candidatus Desulfatibia profunda includes the following:
- the dctP gene encoding TRAP transporter substrate-binding protein DctP — MRVSTIIGLAAAVALVMLPGQALGLTLKIATLSPEGSVWMQKMREGAEEVARKTSNRVKIKFYPGGVMGDDNAVLRKIRVGQLHGGAVVSNSLARFYPDNQIYGLPLKFRSFEEIDYVRRHLDQRIVAGLEKGGFVTFGIAEGGFAYVMSAVPIRTVAEMRQQKVWAPDNDETTLEAVKAFDINPMPLSIADVRAGLQTGLINTVTTPPIGAIALQWHTQIKYLMDEPFLYIYGVLAVDRDVFEKLSADDQRLLREVMGGVFKELDRLNRKDNVNAMEVLRKQGIEFIKPNAEALKKWYADAEAIPARLIQAGRLSRKMVDTLESLLKDYRSKHPGANE, encoded by the coding sequence ATGCGAGTGTCTACGATCATAGGATTGGCTGCGGCCGTTGCGTTGGTGATGCTTCCCGGCCAGGCTTTGGGTTTAACCCTCAAGATTGCAACCTTGTCGCCGGAAGGGTCTGTCTGGATGCAGAAAATGCGGGAGGGCGCCGAAGAGGTGGCCCGCAAAACCAGCAACCGCGTCAAGATTAAATTCTATCCCGGCGGCGTTATGGGCGACGACAATGCGGTGTTGCGAAAAATCCGCGTCGGCCAGCTTCATGGCGGCGCCGTTGTCAGCAACAGCCTGGCGCGGTTTTATCCGGACAATCAGATTTACGGCCTGCCGCTGAAGTTCAGGTCCTTCGAGGAAATCGATTACGTGCGTCGACACCTGGATCAGCGCATTGTTGCAGGGCTTGAAAAAGGCGGATTTGTGACCTTCGGCATCGCCGAGGGCGGCTTTGCCTATGTGATGTCCGCCGTGCCGATCCGCACGGTCGCAGAGATGCGCCAGCAGAAGGTCTGGGCGCCGGATAACGATGAAACCACCCTTGAAGCGGTCAAGGCATTCGACATCAATCCGATGCCGCTGTCGATCGCCGACGTGCGGGCCGGCCTGCAAACCGGGTTGATCAATACGGTAACCACCCCGCCTATCGGCGCCATTGCCCTGCAATGGCATACCCAGATCAAATACCTCATGGACGAACCCTTTCTGTATATCTACGGTGTCTTGGCGGTGGACCGCGATGTATTTGAAAAGCTGTCAGCGGATGACCAGCGCCTCCTGCGAGAAGTTATGGGCGGGGTGTTCAAGGAACTGGACCGTCTGAACCGTAAAGACAACGTCAACGCCATGGAAGTGCTTCGAAAACAGGGTATCGAATTTATCAAACCGAACGCCGAAGCGCTGAAAAAATGGTACGCCGACGCCGAAGCGATTCCCGCACGGCTGATTCAGGCCGGCAGATTATCCCGCAAAATGGTCGACACACT
- a CDS encoding type IV toxin-antitoxin system AbiEi family antitoxin, with amino-acid sequence MRNETKSKINRLISQWPRGTPATAFYLNTEGFSHDLLTKYKKSGWVQSFGRGAYILYGDKVEWPGALYALQTQLGLNVHPGGKTALELKGYAHYLTTGKRKVFLYGKQGQVLPNWFKGERLGVDIVMTRTNLFPEDSQEGLSEFKERDFSIKISSPERAAMEMLHLVPGKVGFDEAFLIMENLATLRSEIVQRLLVMCRSIKVRRLFMFMAEKHDHPWVSDLDVARLDLGKGKRMIVPKGRFDKKYQITVPRDYYEEGEG; translated from the coding sequence ATGCGTAATGAAACAAAATCAAAAATAAACCGCCTTATCAGTCAGTGGCCGAGAGGGACGCCCGCTACCGCATTCTACTTGAACACAGAGGGCTTCAGCCATGATCTCCTTACGAAATACAAAAAGAGCGGCTGGGTTCAGTCCTTCGGAAGAGGTGCCTATATCCTCTACGGAGACAAAGTGGAATGGCCCGGAGCCCTTTATGCCCTTCAAACCCAACTGGGCCTGAACGTACACCCCGGGGGAAAGACTGCCCTTGAGCTAAAAGGATATGCCCATTACCTGACCACTGGTAAAAGAAAGGTATTTCTGTACGGAAAACAAGGTCAGGTTCTGCCGAACTGGTTCAAAGGGGAGCGTTTAGGGGTAGATATCGTCATGACCCGGACCAATCTTTTCCCGGAGGACAGTCAGGAGGGTCTATCCGAATTCAAGGAAAGGGACTTTTCCATAAAGATATCTTCCCCCGAAAGGGCAGCCATGGAGATGCTTCACCTGGTGCCGGGAAAGGTCGGTTTTGACGAAGCATTTCTGATCATGGAAAACCTTGCTACCCTCCGATCGGAAATAGTCCAGAGACTGTTGGTCATGTGCCGGTCCATCAAGGTCAGGAGGCTTTTCATGTTTATGGCGGAAAAGCATGACCATCCATGGGTATCCGACTTGGACGTTGCACGGCTTGATCTGGGCAAAGGAAAGCGAATGATCGTCCCAAAGGGGAGGTTTGATAAAAAATACCAGATCACCGTCCCCAGAGACTATTACGAAGAGGGGGAGGGATGA
- a CDS encoding nucleotidyl transferase AbiEii/AbiGii toxin family protein — translation MKDTVFFKQAELLLRILPLIYKEEVFALKGGTAINFFVRDLPRLSVDIDLTYLPVNDRDFALNEIRSILLLISEGIKKRIPGTGVIPKRIHGTEIVRGLIVDREGVTVKIEPNLVLRGSVYPSEIKTLSKKAQDLFELSLQSRTLSPYDLYASKICAALDRQHPRDLFDVHLLLKSQGLKPETRKAFVIYLVSHPRPMVEILSPQQKDIRDIFEKEFKGMIAESITFEALETTRNELVAILREELTPDERSFIVSIKQGQPLWDLLELEGIKDLPAVKWKLLNISKMDPAKHRKAVHKLRDYLGV, via the coding sequence ATGAAAGACACGGTCTTCTTCAAACAGGCGGAATTGCTTTTAAGAATTCTGCCGTTGATATACAAAGAAGAAGTGTTTGCCTTGAAAGGAGGTACTGCAATCAACTTTTTCGTACGGGACCTCCCTCGCCTATCCGTGGACATCGATCTGACGTACCTTCCTGTAAATGACAGGGATTTTGCCCTGAATGAAATCCGTAGCATTTTGTTACTGATATCCGAGGGAATCAAGAAGAGGATACCGGGTACAGGAGTCATCCCGAAGAGAATTCATGGGACCGAGATCGTAAGAGGCCTGATTGTCGACCGCGAGGGTGTAACAGTTAAGATAGAGCCAAACCTGGTTCTCAGGGGGTCTGTGTACCCGTCCGAAATAAAAACGCTATCGAAAAAGGCTCAAGATCTCTTCGAGTTGTCTCTTCAAAGCCGTACCCTTTCACCATATGATTTGTATGCCAGCAAGATCTGTGCCGCCCTTGATCGCCAGCACCCGAGGGATCTTTTCGATGTTCATTTGCTTCTAAAAAGCCAAGGTCTTAAGCCCGAAACAAGGAAGGCTTTCGTTATTTATCTTGTCAGCCATCCAAGGCCCATGGTTGAGATCCTAAGTCCTCAGCAGAAAGACATAAGAGATATCTTTGAAAAGGAATTCAAGGGTATGATAGCCGAAAGCATCACATTTGAGGCACTGGAAACGACAAGAAATGAACTGGTTGCGATACTTCGAGAAGAGTTGACACCTGATGAAAGGAGCTTCATTGTATCAATAAAGCAGGGCCAACCCCTTTGGGACCTTCTCGAACTTGAAGGGATTAAGGACTTGCCGGCCGTCAAATGGAAGCTCTTGAATATCTCAAAAATGGACCCCGCAAAACATCGAAAGGCCGTTCACAAACTTAGAGATTATCTGGGTGTTTGA
- the amrS gene encoding AmmeMemoRadiSam system radical SAM enzyme, whose amino-acid sequence MMHPAFLYKPLDNHAVQCDLCQRRCKIASGKSGYCRTRKNLDGKLFSLIYGRVSSLRISPIEIKPLFHFYPGSQWLSMGSLGCNFLCPGCQNWEIAHANVKKELPSLRFVTPEESVQLARDGHCKGISWTYNEPTLWFEYTLDSARMAHEAGFLTNYVTNAYITVEALDLIGPYLDAFCADLKGFSDKTYKRIANINGFDGILKILERAKHFWGMHVEIITNLIPGINDQKLELKEMAKWICDCLGSETPWHVTRFVPHFRLAHLTPTPVAKLEQARAIGLEAGLEYVYLGNVPGHPAENTHCPACGKLLIERVNYRIIQYHLDGICCGYCGHPITGYF is encoded by the coding sequence ATGATGCACCCAGCTTTTCTTTACAAACCTTTGGACAATCATGCCGTTCAGTGTGACTTGTGCCAACGGCGGTGCAAAATTGCCTCTGGCAAGAGCGGTTACTGCAGGACGCGGAAGAACCTGGACGGCAAGCTTTTCTCCCTCATATACGGCCGGGTGTCCTCCTTGAGAATATCACCCATTGAAATCAAGCCGCTTTTTCATTTTTATCCAGGGAGTCAGTGGCTTTCGATGGGAAGCCTAGGCTGCAACTTCCTCTGTCCCGGATGCCAGAACTGGGAGATTGCCCATGCTAACGTGAAAAAAGAGCTGCCTTCTCTGCGGTTCGTCACTCCAGAGGAATCCGTCCAGCTTGCACGTGACGGCCATTGTAAAGGAATTTCCTGGACATACAACGAGCCGACCCTGTGGTTCGAGTATACATTGGATTCTGCAAGGATGGCGCATGAGGCTGGGTTTCTCACAAACTATGTGACCAACGCATACATAACGGTGGAGGCGCTTGACCTCATTGGTCCCTATTTGGATGCCTTTTGTGCTGACCTGAAAGGGTTTTCGGACAAAACCTACAAACGTATCGCAAATATTAATGGATTCGACGGGATCCTGAAAATTTTGGAGCGCGCCAAGCATTTCTGGGGCATGCATGTGGAGATTATCACCAATCTCATACCGGGAATTAACGATCAAAAGTTAGAGTTAAAAGAGATGGCAAAATGGATCTGTGATTGCCTGGGTTCAGAGACACCCTGGCATGTGACCCGGTTTGTACCCCACTTCAGGCTAGCTCATCTTACCCCCACTCCAGTGGCCAAATTGGAACAGGCCAGAGCGATCGGCCTCGAGGCCGGCCTGGAATATGTCTATCTGGGTAATGTTCCGGGCCATCCTGCCGAGAACACTCACTGCCCGGCATGCGGTAAGCTGCTCATAGAACGGGTGAATTATCGGATCATTCAGTACCATTTAGACGGAATCTGCTGCGGTTATTGCGGCCACCCTATAACGGGTTATTTTTAA